The following proteins come from a genomic window of Lolium rigidum isolate FL_2022 chromosome 5, APGP_CSIRO_Lrig_0.1, whole genome shotgun sequence:
- the LOC124651593 gene encoding uncharacterized protein LOC124651593 — MAMEFEMGQLASQHGALLKVGLFVLVQALVYLILAQSSSVFSSTKTLGLRPSTSLCAHRMVALLSDLPLGGEPSPRVLSGEPSSPVPVPTHQKKD, encoded by the coding sequence ATGGCAATGGAGTTCGAGATGGGTCAGCTAGCCAGCCAGCACGGAGCGCTGCTGAAGGTCGGTCTGTTCGTGCTGGTGCAGGCGCTGGTGTACCTCATCCTCGCCCAGTCCTCCTCCGTCTTCTCCAGCACCAAGACCCTCGGCCTCCGCCCGTCGACGTCCCTCTGCGCCCACCGCATGGTCGCGCTGCTCTCCGACCTGCCGCTCGGCGGGGAGCCCTCGCCCCGCGTCCTCTCCGGGGAGCCGTCGTCGCCAGTGCCGGTGCCCACCCACCAGAAGAAGGATTAG
- the LOC124657017 gene encoding serine/arginine repetitive matrix protein 2-like — protein MELPVYNTPDKNILAAEAAAKELALLEGEELRRQTQPRRLTPCRAAAEQTKDPRYGAPEAPHVRAAAGNSKGPHRDTAESTSPAPSRRKDSRATHAGSSRTSRLDSGHSGRSRPPPSQNQEHDSEQAAPSARHEAGSASEPALASRHKIGSTRQAIPPGVALAVLKKPSITPSPDSDSIFVPADPGAAQPNPGASSPKSGASKPNPPATMPNPGTSQSNPGASSPNSGASKPNPPASKPNPATTRSNPEAPTQEALLVSVFEIRCVPSWAQEFLSYLTDGVLPDDSVQARQNERRAKAYTIINHQLYKRSVSGVFQRCVEPAEGIELLREIHQGECGHHASSRAIVAKAFQHGFYWPTALRDAEELVKKCNGCQRFAKKRHLPASALKTIPITWPFAVWG, from the exons ATGGAGctacccgtctacaacacccccgacaagaacatcctCGCAGCCGAAGCCGCTGCGAAGGAGCTGGCCCTCCTCGAAggagaagagctacgccgccagacGCAGCCGCGTAGGCTGACTCCGTGCCGGGCTGCAGCTGAGCAGACCAAGGACCCCAGGTATGGTGCTCCCGAAGCTCCCCACGTCCGCGCTGCTGCAGGCAACAGCAAGGGCCCccacagggacacggccgagtccacctcgCCCGCGCCAAGCCGGCGCAAGGACTCTCGCGCCACGCACGCAGGTTCAAGCCGGACAAGCCGGCTGGACAGCGGCCATagcggccgcagccggccacCACCAAGCCAGAACCAGGAGCATGACTCCGAGCAGGCGGCGCCAAGCGCCAGACACGAGGCCGGCTCCGCGAGCGAGCCGGCACTCGCCAGCCGGCAC aaaattggctcaacccggcaagccattccgccgggtgtcgccttggcggttctcaagaagccgtccatcacaccgtcaccggactcggattcaatattcgtgccggctgacccgggggctgctcagccgaacccgggggcctcatcgcccaagtcgggggcttcaaAGCCAAatccgccggctaccatgccgaacccggggacttctcagtccaacccgggggcttcatcgccaaactcgggggctagcaagccgaacccgccggctagcaagccgaacccggcgaccacgcggtcgaatccggaagctcccacgcaggaggccctgttggtcagcgtattcgagataagatgcgtaccttcatgggcacaagaattcctctcctacctcaccgacggtgtgctgcctgatgatagtgtccaggccaggcagaatgagagaagggccaaggcctatacaatcatcaaccaccagctgtacaaacgcagcgtaagtggggtgttccagcggtgcgtcgagccggctgaagggattgaactcctacgggaaatccatcaaggagagtgcggacatcacgcctcatccagagccatagtggccaaagctttccAGCACGgcttttactggccgactgcgctcagagacgcagaagagctGGTGaaaaagtgcaacggctgccagcgcttcgcaaagaagaggcacctgccggcttccgccttgaaaaccatccccatcacatggccgtttgccgtatggggc
- the LOC124651156 gene encoding formate--tetrahydrofolate ligase-like — translation MDLPAPPTNHPKPLSSVILRRRRPGINKCSASQQRLVSPPPLPRHHSLQLLRPDPPGRAQSVVARSGTGTVAAPPLPMTTPAPNPTIRRLDVASPVPADIDIANSVEPLHIADIAAELGIPPEHYDLYGKYKAKVLLSVLDQLQGQQDGYYVVVGGITPTPLGEGKSTTTVGLCQALGAFLDKKVVTCVRQPSQGPTFGIKGGAAGGGYSQVIPMDEFNLHMTGDIHAITAANNLLAAAIDTRIFHENSQSDKALFNRLCPPNKEGKRRFADVMIRRLIKLGISKTNPDELTPEEVRRFARLDIDPASITWRRVMDVNDRFLRKITVGQGPEEKGMVRETGFDISVASEIMAVLALTTSLADMRERLGRMVIGNSKAGEPVTADDLGLGGALTVLMKDAIHPTLMQTLEGTPVLVHAGPFANIAHGNSSIVADKIALKLVGKGGFVVTEAGFGADIGTEKFMDIKCRYSGLAPQCAIIVATIRALKMHGGGPDVVAGKPLDHAYVNENVGLVEAGCVNLAKHISNTKSYGVNVVVAINKFATDTDAEMEAVKNAAMAAGAFDAVVCSHHAHGGKGAVDLGLAVQRACESQAEPLKFLYPLESSIKEKIESIANFYGASGVEYSEQAEKQIEIYTKQGFSNLPICMAKTQYSFSHVPSMKGAPSGFVLPIRDVRASIGAGFIYPLVGTMSTMPGLPTRPSFYEIDIDTATGKVMGLS, via the exons ATGGATCTGCCTGCCCCACCAACCAATCATCCCAAACCTTTATCCTCCGTTATcctacgccgccgccgtcctGGAATAAACAAGTGCTCCGCGAGCcaacagcgactcgtctcgcctCCACCACTCCCTCGCCACCACTCGCTGCAGCTGCTTCGACCTGACCCGCCTGGACGCGCGCAATCCGTGGTCGCGAGATCCGGCACCGGCACCGTCGCCGCGCCACCGCTGCCGATGACGACGCCCGCGCCGAACCCGACCATCCGGAGGCTCGACGTGGCCTCGCCGGTGCCGGCGGACATCGACATCGCCAACTCCGTCGAGCCGCTCCACATCGCCGACATCGCTGCCGAGCTCGGCATCCCGCCGGAGCACTACGACCTCTACGGCAAGTACAAGGCCAAG GTGCTCCTGTCGGTTCTTGACCAGCTGCAGGGGCAGCAGGATGGGTACTACGTGGTGGTCGGCGGCATCACGCCGACGCCGCTCGGGGAGGGCAAGTCAACCACCACCGTCGGGCTGTGCCAGGCGCTGGGGGCGTTTCTTGATAAAAAG GTTGTCACTTGCGTCCGTCAACCATCGCAAGGGCCTACCTTTGGAATCAAGGGGGGTGCTGCTGGAGGTGGCTACAGTCAAGTTATACCCATGGATGAGTTCAATCTCCATATGACTGGAGATATCCATGCAATTACAGCTGCAAACAATCTTCTTGCTGCTGCGATTGATACAAGGATTTTCCATGAGAATTCTCAATCAGACAAAGCTCTATTCAATAGATTGTGCCCACCAAACAAAGAAGGGAAAAGGCGTTTTGCTGATGTAATGATTCGACGCTTGATAAAGCTTGGCATTTCAAAGACAAATCCAGATGAGCTTACACCAGAAGAAGTCAGACGTTTTGCAAGGCTTGATATTGACCCTGCGTCCATCACCTGGAGACGGGTAATGGATGTTAATGATCGCTTCCTGCGCAAAATCACAGTTGGACAAGGGCCTGAAGAAAAAGGTATGGTGAGAGAAACAGGCTTTGACATATCAGTGGCAAGTGAGATAATGGCTGTATTAGCTCTTACAACCTCCCTTGCTGACATGAGGGAAAGGCTTGGAAGAATGGTCATAGGGAACAGCAAGGCTGGTGAGCCGGTTactgctgatgatcttggtcttgGAGGTGCTTTGACTGTCCTAATGAAAGATGCTATTCATCCCACCCTCATGCAAACACTTGAAGGCACTCCAGTGTTAGTGCATGCTGGACCTTTTGCTAATATTGCTCATGGGAACTCTTCCATAGTTGCTGATAAGATTGCGTTGAAGTTGGTTGGGAAGGGTGGCTTTGTTGTTACAGAAGCTGGTTTTGGTGCAGATATTGGAACTGAGAAATTCATGGACATAAAGTGTAGGTATAGTGGATTGGCGCCACAGTGTGCCATTATTGTGGCCACAATTAGGGCTCTTAAAATGCATGGAGGGGGGCCAGATGTTGTTGCTGGGAAGCCTTTAGATCATGCATATGTGAATGAAAATGTGGGTCTTGTTGAAGCTGGATGTGTCAATCTTGCTAAGCACATCTCAAACACAAAGAGTTATGGTGTCAATGTTGTAGTTGCAATCAACAAATTTGCAACAGATACCGACGCTGAAATGGAAGCTGTGAAAAATGCGGCTATGGCAGCTGGTGCTTTCGATGCTGTTGTCTGCTCCCATCATGCACACGGTGGTAAAGGAGCG GTTGATCTTGGACTTGCAGTTCAACGAGCATGTGAAAGTCAGGCAGAGCCCCTGAAGTTTTTATATCCCTTGGAGTctagcataaaggagaagatcgagtcaaTAGCTAATTTCTATGGTGCTAGTGGTGTTGAATACTCTGAACAG GCTGAAAAGCAGATCGAGATATACACCAAGCAGGGCTTCTCCAACCTCCCGATATGCATGGCGAAAACTCAGTACTCCTTTTCGCATGTCCCATCCATGAAGGGCGCACCCTCTGGCTTTGTTCTGCCGATAAGAGACGTGCGGGCCAGCATCGGAGCCGGCTTCATCTATCCACTCGTCGGCACCATGAGCACAATGCCCGGTCTTCCTACAAGGCCCAGCTTCTATGAAATCGACATCGACACAGCCACCGGGAAAGTCATGGGTCTCTCATGA